In Sphingobacterium sp. SRCM116780, the genomic stretch GGAATCTATACGATAGAGAGATAGGGTGTCATTACTAAAAACTAACGAGTCTTTCTTTTCTGACCGCACAATCTGCTCTGTATCGAACTTATTGAATTGCTGTGGTGGGTTCTTCGTTTGATGACAGCCTACAAAAAGGAAAGCACATAGCAGTATGAATAAATATTTAATCTGAAATATGTTATGAAACATCCATGTAGATAATTTAAAAAGTTTATCCATAAAAATGATTAACCATGAATGATAAAAGATTATCCTTTAATCTTTCCCGAAGAAACGGTAAAAATGCCATAATCATCGATCAGCATATCTTCTTTTTTAATATGATTGAAAGTCATAATGCGATCTAGTTCTTTCTGGGAACGTCTACGCATCACCCAGTCCTTTTTTTGATGGCTATTTAAAACAAATGCAATCATTTTTAACTGTGGATGCCATGGTTGTCCTGTGTAAATCAAATGGCTATTTTCTTCTGAAATAGCAACAACTCCTTTTACAGCTTCATTTGTTAATTGATTATCTCCGAATAATTCAAAAATCCCTGAAATAATGGTAATGTTTGGTTCAAAGTCAATGAGTTGATAGGTATTAGGATCAAAACAGTCATAATTTGTAAAACGGATTTGCGTATAGCCTTTTTGTTGAATTACTTTTTCTCCCAAGCTGATATTCGATTGTACAAATTCATTGATTACAATTTCTACATCTGGATATTTTTCTTTGATATCGAATAGGTAATTTCCTGTTCCTCCTGCAATATCTAAAATCTTTACTTTTCTTCCAGACGATTGAATATCCTGAATATTCTTTTCTAATAAGGCTAACAGATGTTGTTTTCGAATTCGGATTCCTCTCCACCCAATTGCTTCCAAATACCCCTTATCGATCACTTTACCTATTCCAAATTTACCTTTTGCTTGATTGTGATAAACATAATCTAAGGATATACCGGAATCAAATCCATATTTTAAACCCAGAGCCATCCCCTCACTTAGGGTTCCTATTTTCCCTAAAGACCATTTCTGAAAAGCAAAATTTAACTTTTCCACTGTTGGCATTACTTTATAATACAGGTTTTCATATTCTTTTACGGAGAACAAATCGGGTTCTAAACTGACATCAGGTGCTTTCAGCTCAAAACATTTGACAACAAAATTTTTGATGTATTGATACACCTGTTGTTTTCCACTTTCGAATAGTATGCCATGGAAGAAATTTGGCAATGTTATAAATTCCTTAACGGTTGATTCTAAGTCAACATAAAACTTCTTCTGTACACTATTCTTGACAACATAGTCTTTTTCTGCAGAAAGGATTAAAGTAGGAAGACTAATCGCCGCAGCATCTTCTACTAGTCTTTTCCCTGCGCTTTGCAAGTCGACTAATAGTCGGCCATTAATTGATTTTGAAATCAACGGATCCTGATCATATGCCTCTTGTTGTGCTTTGTCGTGTGTCAACACTTTTGACTTGACATAGCTTTGGATCACTAGATTTTTTTTCAATTTGGTTGTGAAACCAATAAATTCATTAGCAAAAGGAACATACAGTTTAATTTCAAATGCAGGAGCTAATAAAGCCATACCCGCAATTGTTGGTGCGAAGTCATGTACCCAAGCTGTCACAATAACGCCTGCAATGCTATTTGCAATCACAAAGATATCTTGTTCCTTTACTTGATAGTGTTGATGCAAAAACTTCGAAAACATATCAAGATCTCGTACATTATCCATGAAAACAGGTGAAACTTGTTCTTTGGTATAACCGTGACCACGTAGATCATAAGCAAAGACATTGTACCCCGTAAACTGAGCATCTGTAGCGATATCCTGTAATCGTTCAGAATGTTCATGTCCACGGTGTATAATGATCAATGTTTTTTGATTGGGTTGAAAATTCCATTCTCGATAAAAAATGTCACTTCCATCAAAACTCTTAAAATATCCTGTATTCATCATCTTTTCATTTTAATAAGTCAATTGAAGCGGCATGGAGAATACTATTTTTATTCTTTTCTTGCATCAAGGCAATTGCTTGGTTTAAGTTTAAAGATAATATTTTTTTTAACAAAAGCACTCCCATTAGCGTGCTTCTTGAATATCCCATCGTACAATGTATAATAATCCTTGTTTTTGGATTTCTTTGCTCATAAATGAGCGCAATTTGATTGACGAGATCTTCTAAATCAATTCTTGAAGTCGTTCCTATATCTAACATGGGAAACGCATGATACATACTGTACTGCTTCAGTGTCTTATTCTCCTCCAATTCTGCCGCTAGATCATATACATGATCATGTTTTGATATGTGACAATCGGCTACTTGTTTATTTATTAATCGAGCTGTGATAAATAGTTGAGGCATGATTTCCATCAGTACGTTTTCTTGTTTCTTTCTAAAAAAACGCCATAACAGATAATAGGTAAACTGATAAGGAAAATAGAAGACCTTTTTCCACCAAGTAATATGTCCATTTTTATCTTTTAGAAAATGGTGTTGGTCATATTGATAATGTAGTCCCACGATAAAGAGCATCATGCTTATCCATATTATTCCCAAGCTATACACGATATGCAGATCATAGCATAATGATGCCAATAAACAGGTTATAAAACTAAATAAATAATAAAAGCAGGCGACATATTGATTCCGATATGCGGCAAAGACTTTCTGATAAAAAGTAAAGATAAAAACGATTTGAACAAGTATCAATGCTGTGATTACATCAATGAAATGATGTTGGTAGACTGTCATGGTAGAGATTCCCAATAGGATGAACCAACATCCAAAAAAGAATTTTACGATTCCAGAAAAGCGCTCTTTTAAAACAGACCAAAACAAACAAGCGTAGCCAACATGCAACGAAGGTGCTTGGTTATATGGGGAATCCCAAGTGTTTAAAAAATCAAAAAAATAATGTAAAAGAGAAGAGTTTATACTTGGTTTTGGATAAGAAAACTGCAATGGAATAAGTAAAAAGAAAATACCAGAGATGATCGTTAATATGGCAACACGTTTTATATACTGCATCAACTGCGCTCTGGAAGTACATAAAAAACATACGCAGGAGAAGAATAAACCACTGGACATATAGGGAATGATCATCCAGGGAATGAAAGGGATATGCCGTTCAAAACTAAAAACAAACGAAGGTACTTCTGCTAACGTGGAGGCATAATATGCACTACCATTATAGACGAGTGAAAAGATACATAAACAAAACAGTGTTGCTCTGATTTGCAGTTGTATTGTCAATCGTTTTTCATCCATTTCGCTTTTTTATACATCAAAATATCCAAAACCTTTGCTGGTAAATAAGACAAAAACTGCATCAATATTTTCATTTTCAAAGGGAAAACCACAAGCTCCTTTCGTTTAATAATGGCATCGTCAATGTATGCCGCAGCTTCTTCTTCTGAGATCAAATAAGGTTTCTTTGATAGATCTTGTTTATTGAGATCTCGTAATTTTTGAGTGTCCACATAACCTGGAGCAATGGTTGTGACGGTGATACCAAAAGGTTGCAACGCCTTACGGTAGGTATCTGCAATTTGAATAACTGCTCGTTTTGATTTACTATATAGGCTTGCTTTTCGATAATGCAATGTTCCGGAAACGGAGGCAATCGTTACAATTTGTCCTTGGTTATGCTCTCGCATAACCTCTCGTGCAACTTCAAAACAATTGACAGTTCCTCCGATATTGATGCACAGCATATCGACACTTTCTTCATAATGAATGGCTCTAGCGACATCATCAGCATAGCTTCCTGTTGTATTGATGAAAAGATCTAAGTGATCATATCCTACAAAATCTTGAACGTGATATAGCAATCTATCTTTATCTAAAACATCGCCTTCGTATTTTGTCAAATTAGGGTGTTCTATAACACTTTTTTTCAAATCTCTTCCACAGATAGCGACTATATCGCCTTTGGCTAAATACAAATTGGCCAATGCAGCACCAATTCCAGCTGTACCTCCTGCAATAAAAACTTTCATTTTCTTAAACTGTCTAATGTCCGCTGATAACCATATTGCCACTGTTGCTCTATGTCTTCCTGAAATTTTTCGAAAGAGTCTGGCAGTTGTATACGAATTTCTCCTTTAAACCAATCGATATACTTAGCACAATAATACCCTTTTAATACTTGTGGCGCATCTTGTGTATCAATCCAATACCCCGTATGCTTTGCTTCTACTTCTCGCAATCGTTCATTTCCATTGAATCCCAATACGGCTCTCACTAATGCCTCTTCAACAGATTTGTAGGATTGTTTTCGTTCCAAGAAAACTTCCTTCGCTAAGGACTGTGCCAATTCGATTGGAACCAAATCAATAGCTCCTCCCGCATAATAATCTTGTCGAATCTTTACTGGCGCAACATAGAACATATCCGAAATGGATATTCGCATTGCTTGATGCAACGGTAATGAGCTATCTGTCAAAATTTCCTTTGCAACAGCGCTACGTATATAGTTATCCGATTGTATCTCAATTTCAGCAATAGCGATCTTTTTTTGCGTCTCTTCATCTGTAAACAACACTTTTTGATATAGTTTCCTCTCTCCTCTTTTAAGTGAAATATCTATGGGTTCAAACAACATTTTGGACCCTATAACAATGATCTTAGGGCTGTTATTTTGTTCTTGTTTCAATGTGGGGAGCAATTCTGTCAAGTCTTGCGGCATTTCGACCAAGTAGCGATCGAATACATCTTCTATATAAGGGGCAGATGTTTTATGCAACGTTTTCAGAAAAGAATAATATCCAATTTTAAAAATGCTTTTATGGCCTGTCAATTTGGTTTGAATGACAAAATCGTAAAATTCCTTTGACTTCAAATACGCTTTTTGTTCTTCAATCTCTGAGCAAGCACGGATAACAGCTGCAGCAACAGAACCACCGCAACTTGCGATAATCAAATCAGGTCGCTTTCCCATTTCTACTAAAGCGGCATACATACCTACATACAGTGCAAATCGCGTTCCTCCTCCAGAAAAGACTACTGCGCTATTGAATGTGTCCTGCTCTTTGTCTATCATTTCAATAAAATATATTGTACGATCAAGAAGAAGGCCGGAGCATTGAATGTTAAACTATCCATCCGATCTAATAATCCACCATGTCCAGGAATCAGAGTTCCTGTATCTTTGACATGTGTTTTACGTTTCATATAAGACATGAGCACATCTCCACAGAATCCTAGTACGCCCAGTAATAATCCGATCAACGTAAAAGTTAAGGTATGGTAAAATGGAAATAAAAGGTATCCTAAAAGATTGCTTAACAGCGTTGTCATCAATATTCCTCCTATTAAACCTTCTCTTGTCTTATTGGGGCTAATGCGTGGTACAACGGGTCGCTTACCAAAGAATTTGCCAGAGAGGTATTGGAAAACATCATTAAGCTCTGTAACCACAACAATGAAGATGATTAATTTGAGTCCTAAATAGGACATCGTTGGATATTCAATAGCTCTAATATAGGCTAAATAAGCAAAAGAAATCAATGTAACACATAGACCTATTCCGAGAGAGAGCAGAACCCTAAAAGAAAACTTCCAGACAAAAAATAAAATTATTAATGCGATTAACACCGTAATAATACCATAACGGAGATAAGCAGTATCCGTAATAAAATTAAGGAAGTAACCTTGTAGACACATTAAGATTACCAACAAAGGAAGAAACGATAAATTGGGTTTGATCATCCTAAAAAACTCTCGCATTCCCTGAAAGGAAAGAAGACTGACAAAAACTGTCATGGTTAACGGGTTGATAATACCTAAAGAAAACACAACGAGGATGTAGACCCAACTTCTTACACGAATGGGAACATCAGCAAACTTTTCTTTTCTGTTATCTTTTTCTCCCATATTAGGACAACGATTTTTTTAACCTTATTCCTGTACTGATCGCTAATAGAATATTAATCACAGCGATGATGTAAAGTGAGTAGGTATGTAATGAAATATGACAGAAGGCCAATATCCCGTATAAAGCGACTAACAATGCACGATCACTTTTTCCCATTGGCCCATCATATCTACGTGCTGTACCCACTACTTTCCCTATTAGGCCTGCCATCTCATTGATAATGCTTAATGCTATAAAAATAACAATCAAATACATACTTTCTGGTAGGAACTTAATGAGTGGAAAAAAAACAAATACATCGGATACCACATCTCCTATTTCGTTTAATAGCTCGCCCTTTTTACTCGTTTGATTGTACGTTCTCGCCATCATGCCATCTAATGCATTTAAAGCCATACGCATTAATAATCCGATAGGAAGCGCTAAAAAGAGCCAATCCGAACAATCTGCAAACCAAAACAAAACACCTATTAACAAGGAAAGGATGATAGAAGCGATTGTTATTTGATTCGCTGTGACCCCTCTCTTATAGAAGTAGGTCAATATCGGTGTTAATAATTGCTGAAACTTAGGTTTTAGTTTATATACAGATATCATTTGTTTGTTTTTGTTATCGGTCAAAATAAATAAAAAAACCTATTTTTAAAAATAGGTTTTTTAGTTGAAATAATTTTAAATAGGATTATAATTTATCGTTCTATATCTTTCAAACTGTTCATTTTCTTGTATTCAAGGAATCCTTTGATATCTTCAAAATGTTCCCGAACACGTTTATTTCCAAATTCAAAAACCTTTTGCGCTAATCCATCTAAAAAGTCACGATCGTGAGAAACTAAAATTAATGTTCCATCAAAGTCTTGAAGGGCATCTTTAATAATATCCTTCGTTTTCATATCCAAGTGGTTGGTAGGCTCATCGAGAATCAATACATTGACTGGCTCTAGCAACAACTTAATCATGGCTAAACGTGTTTTCTCTCCACCAGACAACACTTTTACCTTCTTTGTTGTGTCATCTCCACTAAACATGAATGCACCGAGTAGATCTTTTATTTTAACCCTTACATCCCCCACTGCAATTTGATCTATGGTATCAAAAACAGTCAATTCGCCATCCAATAGTGCGGCTTGATTTTGTGCAAAATAACCAATCTTTGCATTATGACCTATTTTCAGCGTTCCTTCATAGTCAATCTCTCCCATGATCGCTTTGATCATGGTTGATTTACCTTCCCCATTCTTACCAACAAAAGCGACTTTTTCACCACGTTCAATAACCATATCTGCTTTTTGAAAAACGACATGGTCATCATATTTCTTTGTTAACTCTTCAACAATGACAGGGTATTGACCTGAACGCGGAGAGGGAGGAAATTTTAATCGCAATGCAGAGGTATCAACCTCATCGATTTCGATGATTTCCAACTTCTCCAACATTTTCACACGTGATTGTACTTGTAATGTTTTTGAATAGGTTCCTCTAAAGCGATCGATAAATTCTTGATTGTCCGCAATAAAACGCTGTTGCTCTTCATAAGCTTTCAATTGATGCAGACGACGATCTTTACGCAATTCTAAGTAATGACTATACTTGGCTTTATAATCATAAATACGTCCCATGGTAACCTCAATCGTTCGATTGGTGATCGTATCCACAAAAGCTCTATCGTGCGAAATAACGATAACTGCTTTCGCGGAATTCAATAAGAAGTCTTCCAGCCATTGGATACTTTCAATATCCATATGGTTTGTTGGTTCATCTAATAAAATTAGATCGGGTTTCTTTAATAATATTTTAGCCAATTCAATACGCATACGCCATCCTCCAGAGAACTCGGAGGTTTGACGTGTAAAATCAGTACGTTCAAAACCTAAACCTTTTAATACTTTTTCTACTTCGGCATCATAATTCACTTCCTCAATGGAATAGAATCTTTCACTCAGCTCGGAGACACGTTCAATCAGGTTCATATAGTCATCCGTTTCGTAATCTGTACGGATATTCAACTGTTCATTCAACTGCTCTAATTCATCGCGCATATGGTAGACTTCTTCAAATGCTTTTGAAGTTTCTTCAAAGACCGTCACATTATCCTGGGTTAACAAATGTTGCGGTAAGTAGGCAATAACTGCATCTTTAGGACCAGACACATTTCCTGTTGTGGGTTTACCAGCTCCTGCAATAATTTTTAATAGTGTCGATTTACCTGCTCCATTTTTTCCCATTAAAGCAATTTTATCATTTTCATTGATTGAAAAGGATACATCGCTAAAGAGAGTCGTTCCCCCAAAGGAAACTGAAATATTATTTACGTTAATCACTTTATATTCGCTTTTTTTTGCGCAAAGATAAGCGAATCAATCTTATAAATATAGAAAGTATCAATTTATAAAAAATGAATAGTCGTATATGGTTACAACAAGAGATTAGAAGTTTTCAGAATTGCATCAGATTCCTTGAAGTTAATTTCAGAGTTAAAGTTCTACAATTGGGTTCTAGCAAAATTAATAAAACAGTAATTTTCATTTTTGTGTATCTTTGCCGCATGCGATTTGATATCATTACAGTACTTCCTAGCTTATTAGAGAGTCCGTTTGCTCATTCTATTTTACAAAGGGCGCAAAAAAAGGGCTTAGCAGAAATTGTTGTCCACAATTTACGAGACTATGCCACGAATAAGCAAAAAAGCGTTGACGATTATCCATACGGAGGGGGCTCAGGTATGGTCATGCAAATAGAACCTTTTGCTGCGTGTATTGAAAAATTAAAAACAGAACGTGCGTATGATGAGATTATCTTTATGACGCCTGATGGCGAAACATTAAATCAAGAAATCGCGAATAATCTGTCAACCAAAGGAAATATGATGATCCTTTGTGGTCATTATAAGGGTATTGATCAGCGCATTAGAGATATCTATGTTACAAAAGAAATTTCTGTTGGCGATTATGTTTTATCAGGAGGTGAACTTCCGGCGGCTATTTTAACCGATGCAATCATTCGATTAATTCCTGGGGTTTTGTCTGATGAAACATCTGCTTTATCGGATTCTTTTCAAGATGGATTGCTTGATGCTCCTATTTATACACGTCCTGCGGACTGGAAAGGCCATAAAGTTCCAGAGGTTTTACTTAGTGGGCATGAAGCTAAAATAGCTGCTTGGCGCGATGAACAGCAACTTCTTCGCACGAAAACAAGAAGACCTGATTTATTAAATGACTAATAAATTTCAGTTTTTATTGATTTTTTATCATAAAAAGTTTGCCTAATCATTTTTTTTTATAAATTTGTGATACAATGTTGACATTTAATACATATACTAGTTGGTGGTGGCCTGAAGCAAAAAGCGTCGGGAACTAACTGTATTGTTAAAATATTTCATAATCAACCAAAACCAATTATGGAAGTTCAAACCCGATGCTAATCAGTATCGGGTTTTTTTATGTTTAAAAATTAAAGAATTAATGATGAAATACACATTTAAAACAAATCTCAAAAAATTACTTGCTGATACCACTACACCGGTCAGCATCTATCTTAGATTGCGTGATGTCTATCCCAATAGTATTCTATTGGAAAGTTCTGATTATCACAGTAGGGACAATAACATCAGCTACATCTGTTGCCAATCTATGGCACATATCAAATTGGATAAAACACAATTAGAAATTGCTTATCCGAATGAAAAAGTTGTTGTCAAGAGTAAGGAACAAATTAATCTGAAAGAAGAAGTCGCAACATTTAGAAAAGCATTCGAAGAAACCCTTTCTCCTGAAAGAAATATCATTTCAAATGGTCTATTTGGTTACTTTACCTTTGATACGATCGAACATTTTGAAGATATAAAATTGACGACTCCAATCGATCCAAGACGAGATATTCCTCATTTGCAATATCATGTATATAAATATGTCATTGCGATTGATCATTTTAGGAATGAGCTTTTTGTATTCGAGCATTTATTAGATGAAGAAGAGTCTCAGTTAGATAAATTACAGTATTTGATACAAAATAAAAACTTTCCAGAATATACTTTTCAGACAACTGGAAAAGAAACCTCTAATCGATCGGATGAAGAACATCGTGAGCTTGTCAAAAAGGTAAAAGAGCATATCCAACGTGGTGATGTTTTCCAAATCGTTCCTTCTCGTGCTTTTTCAACACCATTCTTAGGCGATGAATTTAATGTGTATCGTGCTTTACGCTCCATCAATCCTTCTCCTTATTTATTTTATTTTGATTACGGAAATTTCAAATTGTTTGGCTCTTCACCGGAAGCACAGTTAACGATCAAAAATGGTGAAGCAACTATTTATCCAATTGCGGGAACTTTCAAACGTACCGGAAATATGGAAGAGGATATAAAAATTGCGGAACAGCTAAAAAATGATCCAAAGGAATCTGCGGAACATGTGATGTTGGTAGACTTAGCTCGTAATGATTTAAGTAGACATTGTAACCAAGTCGAAGTAAAATCGTACAAGGAAGCACAATACTATTCGCATGTGATTCACTTAGTTTCCAAAGTGTCTGGTAAACTTAAACCTAATGTCAATCCGTTTGATATCGTTGGAGATACTTATCCTGCAGGAACATTAAGTGGAGCTCCTAAACATATGGCACTTACATTGATTGACCGCTATGAGGGGCAGCAACGTTCATTCTATAGTGGCGCAATTGGGTATATGGGATTCAACGGAGATTTTAATCATGCGATTATGATTCGTTCTTTTTTGAGTAAGCAAAATATGCTCAACTATCAAGCTGGTGGTGGTATTGTGCTAGACTCGGATCCAGAAATGGAACTACAAGAAGTAAATAATAAAATAGCTGCTTTGAGAAAAGCATTAGAACTGGCTGAAACATTATGATGATAAGACCATTGGAGTTTTGTGAAAATAGTTCACACCTTCGTAGCTCAGTAGATTGTATTGATTATCGAATCTTAGAGCTCATCGCATTACGCGCACAATATGTAGATAAATTAAATCAAGCTGAATTTTCATTAGAAAATATAGTAGAAGAATATCAGGAAACTGTTATGTTTACAGATCGTAAAGAATGGCCAAAGACTTTCAAAATTGAAAAGAATATTGTGGAATCTACATTCCAATCTATTATCCATCATTTTACAAACAAAGAAATAGAAGTATCTCATGAGCAATAGTAAAATATTAGTAATCGACAACTACGATTCTTTCACGTATAATTTAGTACATCTGTTACAGGAGTGTGATCAAGAGTATACGGTTTGGAGAAATGATAAATTCCAATTGAAGGATGTTGCTGCTTTTGATAAAATCTTATTATCACCAGGTCCTGGTATTCCTGAAGAAGCAGGTTTGTTGTTGGATGTGATCCGCAAATATGCAGAGACAAAAAGTATCTTGGGGATCTGTCTGGGACAACAGGCTATCGCGGAGGTTTTTGGCGGGAAATTATTTAATATGCCAAGACCGCTACATGGTGTAGCAACGGATTTAGTTATTACAGATCCTTCTGAAAAGCTATTTGAAGGGTACAGCAATCATAGTAAAATTGCTCGCTACCATTCTTGGGCGGTAGAAGCAGCGTCACTTCCTGACACATTAAAAGTGACTGCCACAGATGAGAATGGTGTCATTATGGCATTATCTCACAAGACATTCGATGTTAAAGGTCTGCAGTTTCATCCAGAATCTGTATTGACCGAAAATGGTAAAAAACTGATCGAGAACTGGTTAAAAAATTAGAAATGACAATTTTAGATAAAATAGTTGACCGAAAGAAAGTAGAAGTTGCGGAAGCGAAATCAAAAGTATCTTTTGAAGATTTAAGTCAATATCCTCTTTTTAACAGAACGTGTTATTCTTTAAGAGAGACTATTCTGGATCCTAATAAGACGGGTATCATCTCTGAATATAAGCGTGCATCTCCTTCAAAAGGATTAATCAATGGGACAAATTCTGTGGCAGAAGTTGTGAAAGGTTATCAAGATGCAGGAGCATCAGCGATTTCTGTCTTGACAGATACCGATTTCTTCCAAGGAAGTTTAGCTGATTTGACTGCAGCAAGAGCAGTATTGACCATTCCGCTCTTACGAAAAGAGTTTATCATTGATAAGTATCAAATCGCCGAAGCGAAAGCTTACGGTGCTGATATTATTTTACTTATTGCAGCATGTTTAACGACAGAAGAGTTAAAGGATCTTGCCACGTATGCGAAATCATTAGGATTAAATGTTTTACTTGAAATCCATAATGAAGAAGAGCTGAACCGCAGTCTTCTGGACACAATTGATGCCATAGGAGTCAACAACCGTAATTTGAAAGACTTTGTCGTTTCTTTGCATCATTCTTATGATTTGGTCAATAAGATCCCGGATAAATATATCAAAGTATCTGAATCAGGAATTTCGAATCCAGACACTATTCGTGAACTAAAAAAAGCAGGGTATCAGTCATTTTTAATTGGTGAAAACTTTATGAAGACCTCTAATCCAGCAAAAGCTTTATCAGATTTTGTAAAAGAAATATAAAACTTATTTAAAACGAATCTAAATAATCTTATATTTGTAAGCATACATTGCCTATCAAAGACAGGATAACATCATTTTGGAATCGGGAATTTTCATCATCAATACTAAAAGTTTTGAGCAAATATATCTTCAATATTGGGAAGGTATGTTTGCTTTCTGTTTGAAAAATATTCAAGATGAAGATCTCGCAAAAGAAATTATCCAAGAAGTATTCAAATCACTTTGGG encodes the following:
- a CDS encoding SDR family NAD(P)-dependent oxidoreductase; translated protein: MKVFIAGGTAGIGAALANLYLAKGDIVAICGRDLKKSVIEHPNLTKYEGDVLDKDRLLYHVQDFVGYDHLDLFINTTGSYADDVARAIHYEESVDMLCINIGGTVNCFEVAREVMREHNQGQIVTIASVSGTLHYRKASLYSKSKRAVIQIADTYRKALQPFGITVTTIAPGYVDTQKLRDLNKQDLSKKPYLISEEEAAAYIDDAIIKRKELVVFPLKMKILMQFLSYLPAKVLDILMYKKAKWMKND
- a CDS encoding phosphatidate cytidylyltransferase, with the translated sequence MGEKDNRKEKFADVPIRVRSWVYILVVFSLGIINPLTMTVFVSLLSFQGMREFFRMIKPNLSFLPLLVILMCLQGYFLNFITDTAYLRYGIITVLIALIILFFVWKFSFRVLLSLGIGLCVTLISFAYLAYIRAIEYPTMSYLGLKLIIFIVVVTELNDVFQYLSGKFFGKRPVVPRISPNKTREGLIGGILMTTLLSNLLGYLLFPFYHTLTFTLIGLLLGVLGFCGDVLMSYMKRKTHVKDTGTLIPGHGGLLDRMDSLTFNAPAFFLIVQYILLK
- a CDS encoding ABC-F family ATP-binding cassette domain-containing protein translates to MINVNNISVSFGGTTLFSDVSFSINENDKIALMGKNGAGKSTLLKIIAGAGKPTTGNVSGPKDAVIAYLPQHLLTQDNVTVFEETSKAFEEVYHMRDELEQLNEQLNIRTDYETDDYMNLIERVSELSERFYSIEEVNYDAEVEKVLKGLGFERTDFTRQTSEFSGGWRMRIELAKILLKKPDLILLDEPTNHMDIESIQWLEDFLLNSAKAVIVISHDRAFVDTITNRTIEVTMGRIYDYKAKYSHYLELRKDRRLHQLKAYEEQQRFIADNQEFIDRFRGTYSKTLQVQSRVKMLEKLEIIEIDEVDTSALRLKFPPSPRSGQYPVIVEELTKKYDDHVVFQKADMVIERGEKVAFVGKNGEGKSTMIKAIMGEIDYEGTLKIGHNAKIGYFAQNQAALLDGELTVFDTIDQIAVGDVRVKIKDLLGAFMFSGDDTTKKVKVLSGGEKTRLAMIKLLLEPVNVLILDEPTNHLDMKTKDIIKDALQDFDGTLILVSHDRDFLDGLAQKVFEFGNKRVREHFEDIKGFLEYKKMNSLKDIER
- the trmD gene encoding tRNA (guanosine(37)-N1)-methyltransferase TrmD, whose amino-acid sequence is MRFDIITVLPSLLESPFAHSILQRAQKKGLAEIVVHNLRDYATNKQKSVDDYPYGGGSGMVMQIEPFAACIEKLKTERAYDEIIFMTPDGETLNQEIANNLSTKGNMMILCGHYKGIDQRIRDIYVTKEISVGDYVLSGGELPAAILTDAIIRLIPGVLSDETSALSDSFQDGLLDAPIYTRPADWKGHKVPEVLLSGHEAKIAAWRDEQQLLRTKTRRPDLLND
- a CDS encoding bifunctional alpha/beta hydrolase/class I SAM-dependent methyltransferase; protein product: MMNTGYFKSFDGSDIFYREWNFQPNQKTLIIIHRGHEHSERLQDIATDAQFTGYNVFAYDLRGHGYTKEQVSPVFMDNVRDLDMFSKFLHQHYQVKEQDIFVIANSIAGVIVTAWVHDFAPTIAGMALLAPAFEIKLYVPFANEFIGFTTKLKKNLVIQSYVKSKVLTHDKAQQEAYDQDPLISKSINGRLLVDLQSAGKRLVEDAAAISLPTLILSAEKDYVVKNSVQKKFYVDLESTVKEFITLPNFFHGILFESGKQQVYQYIKNFVVKCFELKAPDVSLEPDLFSVKEYENLYYKVMPTVEKLNFAFQKWSLGKIGTLSEGMALGLKYGFDSGISLDYVYHNQAKGKFGIGKVIDKGYLEAIGWRGIRIRKQHLLALLEKNIQDIQSSGRKVKILDIAGGTGNYLFDIKEKYPDVEIVINEFVQSNISLGEKVIQQKGYTQIRFTNYDCFDPNTYQLIDFEPNITIISGIFELFGDNQLTNEAVKGVVAISEENSHLIYTGQPWHPQLKMIAFVLNSHQKKDWVMRRRSQKELDRIMTFNHIKKEDMLIDDYGIFTVSSGKIKG
- a CDS encoding CDP-alcohol phosphatidyltransferase family protein, producing MISVYKLKPKFQQLLTPILTYFYKRGVTANQITIASIILSLLIGVLFWFADCSDWLFLALPIGLLMRMALNALDGMMARTYNQTSKKGELLNEIGDVVSDVFVFFPLIKFLPESMYLIVIFIALSIINEMAGLIGKVVGTARRYDGPMGKSDRALLVALYGILAFCHISLHTYSLYIIAVINILLAISTGIRLKKSLS
- a CDS encoding patatin-like phospholipase family protein — protein: MIDKEQDTFNSAVVFSGGGTRFALYVGMYAALVEMGKRPDLIIASCGGSVAAAVIRACSEIEEQKAYLKSKEFYDFVIQTKLTGHKSIFKIGYYSFLKTLHKTSAPYIEDVFDRYLVEMPQDLTELLPTLKQEQNNSPKIIVIGSKMLFEPIDISLKRGERKLYQKVLFTDEETQKKIAIAEIEIQSDNYIRSAVAKEILTDSSLPLHQAMRISISDMFYVAPVKIRQDYYAGGAIDLVPIELAQSLAKEVFLERKQSYKSVEEALVRAVLGFNGNERLREVEAKHTGYWIDTQDAPQVLKGYYCAKYIDWFKGEIRIQLPDSFEKFQEDIEQQWQYGYQRTLDSLRK